A single window of Nicotiana sylvestris chromosome 3, ASM39365v2, whole genome shotgun sequence DNA harbors:
- the LOC138888100 gene encoding uncharacterized protein, translating into MLFIDDIVLIDETGAGVNERLEVWRQTLESKGFKLSRSKTEYLECKFSTESRDVGEDVRLGSQVIPKRDSFKYLGLVIQGDGEIDEDVTHRIGAGWMKWRLASGVLCDKKVPPILKGKFYRAVVRPAMLYRAECWSVKNSHIQRLKVAKMRMLRWMCGHTRIDKIRNEDIRRKVGVAPVDDKMREVRLRWFGHVQRRSIDAPVRRCERLVVMGMRRGRRRPKKYWGEVIRQDMVLLQIFEDMALDRKAWRNNIRVVG; encoded by the coding sequence atgctatttattgatgacattgttctaattgacgagacggGGGCAGGTGTTAACGAgagattggaggtttggagacagactctcgagtctaagggtttcaaattgagcaggTCTAAGACAGAGTACCTGGAGTGCAAGTTTAGCACTGAGTCGAGGGATGTAGGTGAGGACGTGAGGCTTGGGTCACAGGTCATCCCTAAGAGAGATAGCTTTAAGTACCTTGGGTTGGTGATTCAGGGGGATGGAGAGATCGACGAGGACGTCACTCACCGCATAGGGGCGggctggatgaaatggaggcttgcatctggagtcttgtgtgacaagaaagtaccaccgatactcaaaggtaagttttatagagcggtggttagaccagCAATGTTGTATAGGGCAGAGTGTTGGTCGGTTAAGAACTCCCATATCCAGAGGTTGAAAGTAGCAAAGATGCGtatgctgaggtggatgtgcgggcacactaggatagacaagatcaggaatgaagatattcggaggAAGGTGGGCGTCGCCcctgtggatgacaagatgcgggaagtgaggctcagatggttcgggcacgtgcagaggagaagcatcgatgctccggtgaggaggtgtgagcggttggtcGTGATGGGCATGAGAAGAGGTAGaaggagacctaagaagtattggggagaggtgatcaggcaggacatggttcTTCtgcagattttcgaggacatggcccttgataggaaggcctGGAGGAATAACATTAGAGTTGTAGGATAG
- the LOC104225645 gene encoding dnaJ protein ERDJ2A-like, with translation MADSGENSALFPIFILSVIALPLVPYTILKLLRAASKKDKSIHCECSVCTRSGKYHKSVFRRISNFLSCSNLTVLLLWVIVVFLVYSIKQSSREIEAFDPFSILGLEPGVSESVIKKAYRRLSIQYHPDKNPDPAANKYFVEYISKAYQALTDPVSRENFEKYGHPDGRQGFQMGIALPQFLLDFNGASGGILLIWILGGFILLPMAFGVVYLSRASKYGGNFVRRETLATYFDLVKPSLAPSKVLDVFIKAAEFMDIPVRRADEEPLQELFKLVKSELNLDGKNARQEQAKFWKQHPALVKAEMLIQAHLLRKADTFSSNLRQDYKNMLQLVPRLLEGLIKMATVPRTAKGHGWLRPAIGVIELSQCIIQAVPLSARKAGSGSSEGVASLLQLPHFSDAVITKIGKKVRTLQDLQDMTLQERAELLSGVAGLSSSEVQDVEKVLELIPSATIEFTCETEGEEGIQEGDIVTIQAWVTLRRANGLIAAVPHSPYYPFSKGENFWFLLADANSNDVWFSESINFIDEAAAITTASAITEAKMEASGASMEEITAAVKDAVAKVKSGCRLVLGKIQAPQAGNYNLNCHLMCDTWIGCDTKTSLKLKILKRSRAGSRGGHVAEGVQGKNNLEDEEEDEDDIEEDEEGDQSEYSEDEDEDEDEDEPEPEVEKLNNNRKGLANGSARRKGRK, from the exons ATGGCTGACTCTGGAGAAAATAGTGCCTTATTCCCAATTTTTATATTGTCAGTAATTGCCCTACCCTTAGTACCCTATACAATACTTAAATTACTTCGTGCTGCTTCAAAGAAGGATAAGAGTATTCACTGTGAGTGTTCAGTTTGCACTCGATCTGGAAAATATCACAAATCCGTTTTTCGAAGG ATCTCTAATTTTCTATCGTGTAGCAACTTGACCGTGCTGCTGCTTTGGGTTATTGTGGTCTTCCTTGTTTATTCCATCAAGCAAAGTAGTCGTGAG ATTGAAGCTTTTGATCCATTCAGTATTCTTGGGCTAGAACCAGGAGTTTCCGAATCTGTAATAAAGAAGGCATATAGGAGACTTTCAATACAATACCATCCAGACAAAAACCCTGATCCAG CTGCTAATAAGTATTTCGTGGAGTATATTTCCAAAGCTTACCAGGCGCTGACAGATCCAGTCTCAAGGGAGAATTTTGAGAAATATGGACATCCAGATGGCAGACAG GGTTTTCAAATGGGAATTgcacttcctcagtttctgcttgattTCAATGGTGCATCTGGTGGGATATTATTAATTTGGATTCTTGGAGGCTTTATACTGTTGCCAATGGCATTTGGCGTTGTTTATCTATCAAGAGCATCAAAATATGGGGGAAATTTTGTCAGGCGTGAAACTTTAGCCACTTATTTTGATCTAGTGAAGCCCTCCTTGGCTCCAAG CAAAGTTCTGGATGTCTTCATTAAGGCAGCTGAATTCATGGATATTCCAGTTCGAAGAGCCGATGAAGAACCTCTTCAGGAACTCTTCAAACTTGTGAAAAGTGAATTAAACCTGGATGGTAAGAATGCCAGGCAGGAACAAGCAAAATTCTGGAAACAACATCCTGCTCTTGTTAAG GCAGAGATGTTGATTCAAGCCCATTTACTTCGCAAAGCAGACACTTTCTCTAGTAACTTGCGGCAAGATTACAAAAATATGCTGCAGCTTGTGCCTCGTCTTCTGGAAGGGCTGATCAAG ATGGCAACAGTGCCACGCACTGCTAAGGGAcatggttggctaaggcctgcaATCGGAGTCATCGAGCTATCCCAGTGCATAATTCAG GCCGTTCCTCTTAGTGCTAGGAAGGCAGGTTCAGGATCCTCTGAAGGTGTTGCTTCACTTTTGCAGCTTCCACATTTCAGTGATGCAGTCATCACAAAGATAGGGAAGAAG GTGCGTACGCTACAGGACCTCCAGGACATGACCCTTCAAGAACGTGCCGAGCTGCTTTCTGGTGTTGCTGGCCTCTCTTCTTCTGAAGTACAAGACGTGGAGAAGGTACTGGAATTGATTCCTAGTGCAACAATTGAATTTACTTGCGAGACTGAGGGGGAGGAAGGCATACAAGAGGGGGACATTGTCACAATTCAGGCATGGGTGACTCTCAGACGTGCTAATGGTTTGATTGCAGCCGTTCCACACTCCCCATACTATCCGTTCTCCAAGGGAGAAAATTTCTGGTTTTTACTTGCAGATGCCAATTCAAATGATGTCTGGTTTTCCGAAAGTATCAACTTTATCGATGAAGCAGCAGCCATAACAACTGCTTCAGCAATAACTGAAGCGAAAATGGAAGCATCAGGGGCAAGTATGGAGGAGATCACTGCCGCTGTTAAAGATGCTGTCGCAAAAGTTAAGAGCGGGTGTCGACTGGTGTTGGGCAAGATCCAAGCTCCACAGGCCGGAAATTACAATTTAAACTGTCATTTGATGTGTGACACGTGGATTGGGTGCGACACGAAGACAAgcttaaaactaaaaatattgaaaaggAGCAGAGCTGGAAGTCGAGGCGGTCATGTGGCTGAAGGAGTGCAGGGGAAGAATAACcttgaagatgaagaagaggatgaaGATGACATTGAAGAAGACGAAGAGGGCGATCAAAGCGAGTATAGTGAGGATGaggatgaggatgaagatgaagatgagccTGAGCCTGAGGTTGAGAAACTGAATAATAATAGAAAGGGCCTTGCTAATGGCTCCGCTCGAAGAAAAGGTAGAAAATAA